A genomic window from Etheostoma spectabile isolate EspeVRDwgs_2016 chromosome 13, UIUC_Espe_1.0, whole genome shotgun sequence includes:
- the spag7 gene encoding sperm-associated antigen 7 homolog, which translates to MADLLGSILNSMEKPPTVGDKESRRKAREQAARLKKMEEDERRKKAEFRKKMEKEVSEFIQDSSQQKRKYNPMGKIERSILHDVAEVAGLTSFSFGEDEESRYVMLFKKEFAPSDEELEAYRKGEEWDPKLAEQRRRLKEQAALEETASSQTKKAETCPNSNYRDKYSHLIGTSAAKDAAHTLEANSAYGCVPVANKRDTRSIEEAMNEIRAKKRQKQEDDSGAHSSSS; encoded by the exons ATGGCGGACCTCCTAGGCTCAATCTTAAACTCGATGGAAAAGCCTCCAACAGTCGGCGACAAGGAAAGCCGACGAAAGGCTCGAG agcaaGCAGCAAGACTCAAGAAGATGGAGGAAgatgagagaagaaagaaagcagaGTTTAGGAAAAAG ATGGAGAAAGAAGTGTCTGAATTCATTCAAGACAGTTCACAACAGAAACGAAAATACAATCCTATGGGGAAGATTGAAAGGAGTATATT GCATGATGTTGCGGAAGTGGCTGGTCTGACTTCTTTTTCTTTCGGAGAGGACGAGGAGAGCCGTTATGTCATGCTTTTCAAGAAG GAGTTTGCCCCATCAGACGAGGAACTAGAAGCTTATCGCAAAGGAGAGGAGTGGGACCCCAAGCTGGCTGAGCAGCGGCGCAGATTAAAA GAACAAGCTGCATTGGAAGAAACTGCATCCAGTCAGACAAAGAAGGCAGAAACATGTCCCAACTCCAACTACAGAGACAAGTACAGTCACCTGATTGGCACCTCAGCTGCAAAAGATGCAGCACATACACTGGAGGCCAACAGCGCTTATGGCTGTG TGCCTGTGGCCAACAAGAGGGACACGCGCTCCATAGAGGAAGCCATGAATGAAATCCGAGCGAAGAAACGGCAGAAGCAAGAGGACGACTCAGGGGCGCACAGCAGCAGCTCTTGA
- the mepcea gene encoding 7SK snRNA methylphosphate capping enzyme — MSVDEDTVKTGSPQASSTSALQLSECTGGYSNITVMVEGTAATPDFAAACPVSGPEASPKQVSTTVALTHSESAGQGARGNDNNINRRNSFHHSKQQQQTKLTKRRYTATASFKHPTSGKRRRRANSESDSVLPTNFLLGGNIFDPLNLNSLMDEEVNRALNAETPKSSPLPAKSRDPVEILIPRDITDPLNLNSGIAGSSFLVSPFKSGGRKRHRNRHHGGGGGGVGGGGGISTTQINLSESGKSEVKTSTSTPLPGILASCSTLDVSKESNSFSSVAGDSHEHSADNSASCKEEMISVSIEDSTTSTSGAPNQHTSRRKRRRNSGKMEAPVTHSTPIGKSVSVDRSCGTSRNSQSFHTPRSGPKAGPGGRQHQQPHTQAKEQQKKFQYGNYNKYYGYRNPGASEDGRVRVLRPEWFEGKDVLDLGCNSGHLTLYIAKMLRPARIVGLDIDSGLVHAARKNIRHYLSELQTQEARHAMQEKKSTKQTRNGNESLTDTEKKHKEAESREENGKLVKGDSGPAEAANDNDSSHTDEVGTQRQDDKTEEMEQEDCDSPPADHSVSCSFPMSLRISRGPIAAPPLTETSTTRPGEFPSNVSFIKANYVLENDNLLLTQRPEYDVIMCLSVTKWVHLNWGDSGLKRLFKRVYRHLRPGGMFILEPQPWESYVRRKKLTDNISRNFHSIHLKPDQFSSYLTTEVGFTSSEYLGAPKCSIRGFQRPIYLFYK, encoded by the exons ATGTCTGTTGATGAGGATACTGTAAAAACTGGCAGTCCACAGGCCAGCTCAACTTCAGCTCTGCAGCTCTCAGAATGTACTGGAGGATACAGCAATATAACTGTGATGGTGGAGGGTACCGCTGCCACCCCTGATTTTGCAGCTGCTTGTCCTGTCTCAGGCCCTGAAGCCTCTCCAAAACAAGTCAGCACGACTGTTGCGCTTACCCACTCAGAGAGTGCTGGACAGGGAGCCAGAGGGAACGACAATAACATCAATCGCAGAAACAGCTTTCATCATtccaaacaacagcaacaaacaaaactaACAAAGCGCCGCTACACAGCAACCGCTAGTTTCAAGCATCCGACATCTGGCAAGAGGAGAAGAAGGGCCAACTCTGAGAGTGACTCCGTCCTGCCTACCAACTTCCTCCTGGGTGGGAACATTTTTGACCCACTGAATCTCAACAGCCTGATGGATGAGGAGGTCAACAGGGCACTCAATGCAGAGACACCCAAATCCTCCCCGCTGCCAGCGAAGAGTCGAGACCCTGTGGAAATCCTCATCCCCAGAGATATAACAGATCCACTGAACCTGAACAGTGGGATAGCAGGCAGCAGCTTTTTGGTGTCCCCCTTCAAAAGTGGTGGCAGGAAGAGACACCGCAACAGACaccatggaggaggaggtggaggtgttGGTGGAGGTGGTGGGATTTCAACCACACAGATCAACCTCTCAGAATCAGGAAAAAGCGAGGTTAAAACTAGCACCTCCACACCACTTCCAGGTATACTAGCCTCATGTTCTACACTAGATGTCTCCAAAGAGTCCAACAGTTTCTCCAGTGTCGCAGGGGATTCCCATGAGCACTCAGCTGACAACTCAGCCAGCTGCAAGGAGGAGATGATATCTGTTTCAATAGAGGATTCCACAACCTCCACATCGGGGGCACCAAACCAGCACACAAGCAGACGCAAACGTCGGCGCAACTCCGGAAAAATGGAGGCCCCTGTGACCCATTCTACGCCAATTGGAAAGTCAGTATCTGTAGACAGGAGTTGTGGTACATCGAGAAATTCCCAGTCCTTCCACACACCAAGGAGTGGTCCCAAAGCAGGGCCAGGAGGTCGCCAGCACCAGCAGCCCCACACCCAGGCGAAGGAGCAACAGAAGAAGTTCCAGTATGGGAACTACAACAAGTATTATGGCTACCGCAACCCAGGCGCCAGTGAAGACGGACGGGTACGTGTGCTTCGTCCCGAATGGTTTGAAGGTAAAGACGTTCTGGATTTGGGGTGCAACTCAGGCCACCTAACACTCTATATTGCCAAAATGCTAAGACCTGCCCGCATAGTGGGCCTGGATATTGACAGTGGTCTGGTACATGCAGCTCGTAAGAATATCAGACATTATCTGTCTGAACTGCAGACCCAAGAGGCCAGGCATGCGATGCAGGAGAAAAAGAGCACTAAGCAGACGAGGAATGGAAATGAGAGTCTCACAGACACCGAAAAGAAGCACAAGGAAGCCGAGAGCAGGGAGGAAAACGGTAAACTGGTGAAAGGAGATAGTGGCCCTGCAGAGGCTGCAAATGACAATGACTCCAGTCACACAGACGAGGTGGGGACCCAGAGGCAGGATGACAAAACAGAGGAAATGGAGCAGGAAGATTGTGATTCACCCCCTGCTGATCACTCTGTGAGCTGCTCTTTTCCCATGTCCCTACGGATCTCCAGGGGGCCCATTGCTGCACCTCCACTAACAGAAACATCCACCACAAGGCCCGGAGAGTTCCCCTCAAATGTGTCCTTCATCAAG GCCAATTATGTACTGGAGAACGATAATCTTCTTTTGACTCAGCGGCCAGAGTACGACGTGATCATGTGCCTGAGCGTTACCAAATGGGTTCACCTGAACTGGGGAGACAGCGGCCTCAAGAGGCTCTTCAAGAGAGTCTACAGACATCTCCGTCCTGGGGGCATGTTCATTCTGGAGCCACAGCCCTGGGAGTCCTATGTGAGGAGGAAGAAGCTGACG GATAATATTAGCAGGAACTTTCACAGCATCCACCTCAAACCTGACCAGTTTTCATCATACCTTACAACAGAGGTGGGCTTCACCAGTTCTGAGTACCTTGGGGCCCCCAAGTGTTCAATAAGAG GTTTTCAGAGGCCAATCTACTTATTTTACAAATGA